The genome window TCCAGATCGAAGCGCAGCAGAACGTGAAGGTTGTAATGCACCTCATCCGCCTCGGGGCGGATATAACCGGAATTGACCCGGTTCACGGTGGCGAAAAACGCCTCCTCATCTGCGACGCCGAAATCGCCGAAGGCGTCGCGCATCTGCCCGTACAGCCATCCGGTGAAGGCGCGGGACCGGCCCAACTGATTCTCGTATATCCGGCTTTGGCTTTCGTGGACGCCCATCGACACGCCACGCCCAAGCGGGGTCAGCAGATAGGCCCGGTCGATGTTCTGTTCATAACCGGCGTGCCCAACCTCATGCACCGTCGGAAAAAGACAGTTGAACGGATCGCTCAGCGAGGTCCGCGTCGTCACCCGAACATCCAGCCCCGAGCCCGAGCAGAACGGATGCACCACTGTCCTTCCCCCCTAAAACTGGGCCACTACATTGGTCTTGAGAGGGGAATATGTAATGGCACGGAAACGGCATTCGGACGAAGATGTATTGAAGCTGCTGCGTGAGATTGAGCTGAAGCTGACGGGAGGAAGTGACGTTGCATCGGCGTGTCGTAGCGTCGGCATCAGCGATGCGACATATTACAACTGGCGGAAACGGTTTGGTGGTATGGGACGGTCGCAGTTGTCGGAGATGCGCAGCCTGGAAAAGGAGAATGGGCGTCTCAAGAAGATCGTCGCTGAGCTTGAATTGGACAAGCTGATCCTCAAAGAAAGCCTGAACTACTTAAAGCCCAGGGCCTGACGACTGGGGAGCTCCGTCAGGCCGTTATTCATACGCGCCAAAAGCTCGCGACCTCGGAGCGGAGGACCTGCCGGGTCGTCGGTCTGGCGCGAAACTCTCTGCAATATCGACCCGCGCCAAAAGACGATGATGCTCTACGGCTCGCTTTGATCCGCCTGGCCAAGCAATATGGGCGCTACGGCTATCGTAAAGTTTCGGAACTCCTGCGCATCGAGGGCTGGCGGGTCAATCATAAGAAGGTTGAGCGTCTCTGGCAGGAAGAAGGACTGCAACTCCCGCAGCGGCACAGGAAGCGCAGACGGCTTTATCACAAGGACAGCTCGATCATTCGCCTCAGGCCGACGCATCCGAACCACATCTGGAGCATCGACTTCGTTCACGACAAGCTCAGCAATGGCCGGAGCTACAAGATGCTGACCGTTCTGGATGAGTACACCCGGCAGGCCCTGGCCGTGGAAGTTCGCAGCAGGATGGGCGCCGAAGATGTTCTGGAGGCGCTATATCCGCTGCTCCTCTGCCATGGCACGCCGGAGTATATCCGCTCCGACAACGGCCCAGAGTTCGTAGCCAAGGCGATGCAGGAGTGGTTGGTTCGCGTTGGTGTTCGACCAATTAGAATCTATCCGGGGTCCCCTTGGGAAAACGGATACAACGAGAGGTTCAACGGCACTCTCCGGCACGAGATCCTCAACGCTGAATGGTTCACAACAACGAAACAGGCACAGATCGTCATCAATCATTGGCTTAAGCAGTACAACCACACACGTCCGCACCAGGCTCTGAACATGCGACCACCAATGCCAGAAACTCTAATCAGAAATGGCCCAGAACTTGGGGGCTAGACAGATGTCATAGCCGAAGGTCTCGGCCAGTTTCGCCGCCAGTACCAGTTGCGCCTCGGCCGGAAACACCCCGGTCAGCGGTTCGGGCCGGACGTCGCTGCCAAGCACCCGCGCGCGCAGGTCCACAAGGCCCGGACGCAGGGCGCTGAACATCGCCGACAAGGACGCGCCCGTCGCGCCCGGTTCATAGTCATCCAGCAGCGCGTCATAAAGGTCGCCACCATCCGCCAGCGCCGCTGCCTCTTCCCGCTTCAGCGCCACCACGTCTTTCAGCGTCGGCAAAAACGCGGCGACATTCTCGTCGCTGCGCGCCTCGGCCCAGATGCCGTGCGCCTTGCTGGTCAGCCGCGCCAGATCGGCGGCAAGCCTGGCGGGGATTTTCATCATGCGCTCATAGCTGCGGCGGATGTGGCGCAGTTGCGCGCGCGCCACATCGTCGGCAGGCTTCGCCGTTTCCAGCCAGTCACCGACGCGCGGATCAATGCGCCGGGCGTGCAACACGCCCTCCATCGCGGCCATTTCGGCGGCGCGCTGGTCAGCGGCGCCTTTCGGCATCATGGTTTCCTGATCCCAGCCCAGGCGACCTGCGACTTGTGACAACGCCTCGGTTTCCGACTGGAAGTCCATCAGATCGTCATAGGCGCTCATACCGGCCCTCTCAGCGATTGAGGATAGGGATAGCGGGCGTGGAACCGGGCACGCAGGATCAACACCCAGAGCGCGACAGCGCCCAACTGATGCAGGATCGCCAGCAGCAGCGGCGCGGAATAAATCACCGTCATCACCCCCAGCGCCATTTGCAGCACCAGCATCGCACCCATGGCAAGGAAGGCGCCGCGTGTCGTGCCAACCGCACTGCGCCGTCCGCGCAGCATCGCGAAGACGCCGACGGCAACAACCAGATACCCGGCAACACGGTGCATGAACTGCACCAGCCCGTCGTCTTCGAAGAAGTTGCGCCAGACCGGCTCCAGCGACAGTGGATCAGGCGGCAGGATCCCCCCCGCCATCAACGGCCAGTCGGTGTAGTTGCGCCCCGCGTCAATGCCCGCGACCAGCGCGCCCAGCAGGATCTGCACGAAGGTCAGCGCGACAAGGACCCCCATCAGGCGGGTCAGCCCGGCATCCCCATTGCGCCGCGCGGTCATGGTTTCATGGGCGCTGCGGGCCATCCGCAGGATGTACCAGGCAATCAGACCCAGGATCACGAAGGCCAGACCCAGGTGGATCGCCAGGCGATAGCTGGCGACATCCACGACCCCTTCGCCCAGCCCCGAGGCGACCATCCACCAGCCCACGGCCCCCTGCGCGCCACCCAATGCGCCCAGCAACAGCAAGCGCCCGGTCCAGCGGCGCGGAATGCGTTTGGTGAAGAGGAAGCCGAGGAACCCAATCGCCCAGACCACGCCAATCAGACGGCCCAGCTGTCGATGCCCCCATTCCCACCAGAAGATCGTCTTGAACTCGGCCAGCGTCATGGCGCTGTTCTGCAGCCGGAATTCGTCCGTCGCCTGATAGGCGGTGAACTGCTCCTGCCAGTCGGTTTCGTTCAGCGGCGGGATTGCCCCGGAAATCGGTGCCCATTCGGTAATCGACAGGCCCGAGTCGGTCAGCCGGGTCAGCCCGCCGATCAGGATCATCGCCGCGACCATGACAAACAGAACCACCAGCCAGATGCGGATGGGGCCCCGTGCGCCCTGTCCTGCGGCGTCAATCACGCCGGTTGTGGCGGTCGGTTTCGGGGTGTCCGATCCGACCTCTTCAAAGATACTGCGCTTGGCCATTTGGTCCCTCAGGGTGTTTCGGGAATTATCTAGTGCATGATGGATTTATGCGAAACCGGGGTTGTGGGGGAAATTTGGCCGCATGTCAGGCGGCGCATCCTTGCGACGATTGCCGCGCACGGTGGAGGTCGTATCTGCGCCCAAATCGAACCGAACGATAACCATTCCGGCCTAGGACCTGCGCCGCGCCAACTGCCGCAGGATTCCATGCAGGATCTGAACCTCGCCGCTTGCCAGCGGCATCCGTGACCACAGGTTCCGCAGACGCAGCTTCATGCTGGGCGCTTTTTCGGGCGGAAAGAAGAACCCGGCGTCATTCAGCGCATCCTCCCACCGGTCGCCCAGCTTCTCGACCTCGATGCGGGTGGCCAGATCCGGGTCTTCACGCGCTGACTGCGTACTTTCCCCGCGCGCCCATTCATAGGCCAGCAGCAAAACGCATTGGGCCAGGTTCAGCGACGCGAATGCAGGATCGACGGGAACCGAGACGATGGCCTGCGCCCCGGCAAGATCGTCATTTTCCAACCCGGCGCGTTCCGGCCCGAACAGGAAGCCGATTTTCTGGCCTTTCGCGATCCGGGCGCGCGCCTCGGCCATGGCGGCCTCGGGTGTCAGCACCGGTTTGATCAGATCGCGCGGGCGGGCCGTCGTTGCATAAACCACATGGCAATCGGCAATCGCCTCGGCCGTTGTGGCATGCAGCCGTGCGCTGTCCAGCACCCGGCCCGCACCGCTGGCGGTGGCAACGGCGGCCGGGTTCGGCCAGCCATCGCGCGGAGCGACCAGGCGCATCTCGGACAAGCCGAAATTGCGCATGCCACGCGCCGCAGCGCCGATGTTTTCGCCCATCTGGGGCCGCACAAGGATGATCGCAGGTGTCAGCTGTCCGTCCGCCCGTTGTCGCATTCCCTTGGCGGCGTGATAGGGTTCGCGACACGCCCATGCAAGTAGGGGCTGACATGGCATACGACGAAGGACTGGCAGAACAGATGCGCGAAGACCTCGGGCCGTTGGAAGGACTGACCCAGCGCAAGATGTTCGGCGGTTTATGCTTTCAACTGAACGGCAACATGGTCTGCGGCGTCCACAAGGGTGGCGGCATGTTTCGCGTCGGCAAATCCCGGTACGAGGCCGCGCTGGCCATCAAAGGCGTCGAAAAGCTCAGCTTCACCGGCCGACCCATGGGCGGCATGGTCGAGGTCAGCGACGCAGTGATGGCCGATGACGCCGTGCGCGGCCCGCTGATCGACATGGCACTTGAAAACGCGCGAAGCCTGCCGCCGAAATAGCTCTGCCTTGGCAATTCCGGGCCAACCCGGCTATAGCGGCCAAAGCATTTCTGGCAGAGGGTCGAACCATGGCCGACGAGACAGCGCCGCAGATCTATCTGATCACACCACCAGAATTTGAATTATCAACCTTTCCCAATCTGTTGCAGGGCATTCTTGATGCAACAGATGTGGCTTGCCTGCGCCTGTCCATGGCCAGCCGTGATGAAGACCGGATCGCCCGCGCCGCCGATACCTTGCGCGAGATCACGCATGCCCGCGACATCGCGCTGGTCATTGCCGAACATCAAGGCATGGTCGAACGGCTGGGTCTGGACGGCGTCCACCTGGGCGATGGGGCACGGTCGGTCCGCGCGGCCAGGAAGGCGTTGGGGGGCGATGCCATTGTCGGAGCCTTCTGTGGCACCTCGAAGCACGATGGCATGACAGCGGGTGAGATTGGCGCGGATTACGTCGCCTTCGGCCCGGTCGGCGCGTCAGGGCTTGGCGACGGCTCGGTCGCGGACCCGGACCTGTTTGCCTGGTGGTCCGAGATGATTGAGGTTCCGGTCGTGGCCGAAGGCGGTCTTGGCCCGGAACAGTATGAGCGGCTGGCCGGTGTGACCGATTTCTTCGCCATTGGCGATGAGATCTGGGGGGCCGATGATCCGGCGCAGGCGTTGAAAGCAATTTCTGGGTTAATATCTTAAATATCAAATTCTTATGTGCAAAATCACACGCGGCACATCAACTCTATCGGCAATGAAACGGTCACACGTTGCGGTTTATTCCGCCAGATGATGCGCCTCAAACCCGCCCCGAACCGCAGCCT of Paracoccaceae bacterium contains these proteins:
- a CDS encoding transposase — protein: MARKRHSDEDVLKLLREIELKLTGGSDVASACRSVGISDATYYNWRKRFGGMGRSQLSEMRSLEKENGRLKKIVAELELDKLILKESLNYLKPRA
- a CDS encoding IS3 family transposase, whose protein sequence is MGQADPQRKPELLKAQGLTTGELRQAVIHTRQKLATSERRTCRVVGLARNSLQYRPAPKDDDALRLALIRLAKQYGRYGYRKVSELLRIEGWRVNHKKVERLWQEEGLQLPQRHRKRRRLYHKDSSIIRLRPTHPNHIWSIDFVHDKLSNGRSYKMLTVLDEYTRQALAVEVRSRMGAEDVLEALYPLLLCHGTPEYIRSDNGPEFVAKAMQEWLVRVGVRPIRIYPGSPWENGYNERFNGTLRHEILNAEWFTTTKQAQIVINHWLKQYNHTRPHQALNMRPPMPETLIRNGPELGG
- a CDS encoding heme A synthase, which translates into the protein MAKRSIFEEVGSDTPKPTATTGVIDAAGQGARGPIRIWLVVLFVMVAAMILIGGLTRLTDSGLSITEWAPISGAIPPLNETDWQEQFTAYQATDEFRLQNSAMTLAEFKTIFWWEWGHRQLGRLIGVVWAIGFLGFLFTKRIPRRWTGRLLLLGALGGAQGAVGWWMVASGLGEGVVDVASYRLAIHLGLAFVILGLIAWYILRMARSAHETMTARRNGDAGLTRLMGVLVALTFVQILLGALVAGIDAGRNYTDWPLMAGGILPPDPLSLEPVWRNFFEDDGLVQFMHRVAGYLVVAVGVFAMLRGRRSAVGTTRGAFLAMGAMLVLQMALGVMTVIYSAPLLLAILHQLGAVALWVLILRARFHARYPYPQSLRGPV
- a CDS encoding RNA methyltransferase, which codes for MRQRADGQLTPAIILVRPQMGENIGAAARGMRNFGLSEMRLVAPRDGWPNPAAVATASGAGRVLDSARLHATTAEAIADCHVVYATTARPRDLIKPVLTPEAAMAEARARIAKGQKIGFLFGPERAGLENDDLAGAQAIVSVPVDPAFASLNLAQCVLLLAYEWARGESTQSAREDPDLATRIEVEKLGDRWEDALNDAGFFFPPEKAPSMKLRLRNLWSRMPLASGEVQILHGILRQLARRRS
- a CDS encoding thiamine phosphate synthase gives rise to the protein MADETAPQIYLITPPEFELSTFPNLLQGILDATDVACLRLSMASRDEDRIARAADTLREITHARDIALVIAEHQGMVERLGLDGVHLGDGARSVRAARKALGGDAIVGAFCGTSKHDGMTAGEIGADYVAFGPVGASGLGDGSVADPDLFAWWSEMIEVPVVAEGGLGPEQYERLAGVTDFFAIGDEIWGADDPAQALKAISGLIS